One window of the Nicotiana tabacum cultivar K326 chromosome 4, ASM71507v2, whole genome shotgun sequence genome contains the following:
- the LOC107793648 gene encoding uncharacterized protein LOC107793648 translates to MEHPFFINAPPSNRPEALRWLFIAEKLLTNRDLVGSKSFATRARESDPTLAPATDQILGIVDTLSAGDKRINNHHFDYYSILQIPPNQTQNADFIADQYRRFALLLNPQNNNFPFSDQAFRLVVDAFSVLSNPLRKSMYDKELGFFLNLYPVASTPTPVNFVHHSAYPSLPSSNADQMFVSLASQDQGSHAAGVSFSRDPEAGISMPVKFLTREQETVTSMAGSVTEQQHQQPQQPVTFLRQQAQPPVTSISFSNTDEQPATFLSLNQPQPVTSVRSLNTENPPFGIGLSSTRGPEPMVSVEQHGNQQPPERNENVVGNNENRSASTSDNVSNANEKEGNVDASDNRIPSFWTACPYCYIMYEFPLEYADCTLRCQNCKRAFQAVTIASPPPIIDGKDAYFCCWGFMPLGLSLENFERNRDNGSSWSPFTPMFTCPHAGGDGGSNIHNRVVGEQSNVDNLGALHNAGASISGDGREHFAPRIYVDDDDDVFVEVSEAGEESDEDWNRNKERNKAKSGKRKSARTGTPSNNAKEQQAVKAKNVEGNNDVNLQDGLATQDGVEMSHVVAVESNKKGIASKTRRQPGTDAKHFGNLDLNVEFSNDVEEPIVQISDENEAGEGEDDTVEVIGFFEGLDEFLSSLPMLNVVDGDKVEAA, encoded by the coding sequence ATGGAGCATCCCTTCTTCATCAATGCCCCCCCCTCTAACCGACCTGAAGCATTGCGTTGGCTATTCATTGCTGAAAAGCTCTTAACGAATCGTGACCTAGTCGGCAGCAAATCATTCGCGACCCGTGCACGTGAATCCGACCCAACATTAGCGCCTGCTACCGACCAAATACTCGGCATCGTTGATACTTTAAGCGCCGGCGACAAAAGGATAAACAACCACCACTTCGACTACTACTCTATTCTCCAAATCCCTCCTAACCAAACCCAAAATGCCGACTTCATCGCTGATCAGTATCGCCGATTTGCTCTTCTTCTCAACCCTCAGAACAACAATTTCCCCTTTTCGGATCAAGCTTTTCGCCTTGTTGTTGATGCATTCTCAGTTCTTTCTAACCCCTTGAGAAAAAGTATGTATGATAAGGAGCTGGGTTTCTTCCTTAACCTTTACCCAGTTGCTTCTACACCTACCCCTGTGAATTTTGTGCATCATAGTGCGTATCCTTCATTACCCAGTTCAAATGCAGACCAAATGTTTGTGAGTTTGGCCAGTCAAGATCAAGGGTCACATGCTGCTGGAGTGAGCTTTAGTAGAGACCCAGAAGCTGGAATTTCTATGCCAGTCAAATTTCTGACCCGTGAACAAGAAACTGTGACCTCTATGGCAGGCTCGGTTACAGAGCAACAACATCAGCAACCACAACAACCTGTAACATTTCTGAGACAACAGGCACAACCACCAGTGACGTCTATTTCATTTTCTAACACAGATGAACAACCTGCGACATTCTTGAGTTTGAACCAACCACAGCCGGTAACCTCTGTGagaagcttaaatacagaaaacCCACCATTTGGTATCGGGTTGAGCTCGACACGAGGGCCAGAACCGATGGTTTCTGTAGAGCAGCATGGGAATCAACAACCCCCAGAAAGGAATGAGAATGTGGTAGGGAACAATGAAAACAGGTCTGCTAGTACTAGTGACAATGTGAGTAATGCCAACGAGAAAGAAGGAAATGTAGATGCTTCAGATAATAGGATACCCAGTTTCTGGACTGCATGTCCTTATTGTTATATTATGTATGAGTTCCCTTTGGAATATGCTGATTGTACTTTGCGGTGTCAAAATTGTAAGAGGGCTTTTCAAGCTGTAACAATTGCGTCCCCTCCACCAATTATTGATGGAAAAGACGCTTATTTTTGTTGTTGGGGATTTATGCCTTTAGGATTGTCTTTGGAGAATTTTGAGAGAAATAGAGATAATGGTTCGAGCTGGTCTCCATTTACGCCGATGTTTACTTGTCCGCATGCTGGGGGGGATGGAGGGAGTAATATACATAATCGTGTTGTTGGAGAACAGAGTAATGTGGATAATCTTGGCGCTTTGCATAATGCAGGTGCATCGATCAGTGGGGATGGACGAGAGCATTTTGCTCCAAGAATATacgttgatgatgatgatgatgtgttTGTTGAGGTGTCGGAGGCAGGCGAGGAGTCTGATGAGGATTGGAATCGGAATAAGGAGAGGAACAAAGCGAAGAGTGGGAAGCGGAAGAGTGCAAGGACGGGAACCCCAAGTAATAATGCCAAGGAACAGCAAGCTGTTAAGGCTAAGAACGTTGAAGGGAACAATGATGTCAATTTGCAAGATGGTTTAGCAACTCAAGATGGTGTAGAAATGTCACATGTTGTGGCAGTTGAGTCAAATAAGAAAGGTATTGCAAGTAAGACAAGAAGGCAACCTGGCACGGACGCAAAACACTTTGGGAATTTGGATTTGAATGTGGAGTTCAGTAATGATGTTGAAGAGCCTATAGTTCAGATAAGCGACGAAAATGAAGCAGGAGAGGGAGAGGATGACACTGTTGAAGTGATTGGGTTTTTTGAAGGTCTTGATGAATTTCTTAGCAGTCTTCCTATGCTCAATGTTGTGGATGGTGATAAGGTTGAGGCTGCCTAG